In one Gopherus evgoodei ecotype Sinaloan lineage chromosome 1, rGopEvg1_v1.p, whole genome shotgun sequence genomic region, the following are encoded:
- the PARP11 gene encoding protein mono-ADP-ribosyltransferase PARP11 isoform X2 — translation MFGLMEMLQRASEEFSPKMEIPEEEMDTTDTQWGWFYLAECGKWHMFQTDSNTQCSVSSEDIERSFKMNPEGSVSFTTAKFNYKLDFSVMKQTNLTTGKQRPIKRAPFSISAFSYICENEAIPMPSHWENVNTEEPYQLIPLQKQTNEYNEVSSLFGKTMDSNRIKRIQRIQNLDLWEFFCRKKSQLKKRRGVPIINEQMLFHGTSNEFVEAICIHNFDWRINGMHAAVYGKGTYFARDASYSSRFCKDDMKHGDTFQIHGVSLQHHVLRTYKVMFLARVLTGDYVIGDSKYMRPPSKDGSFVNLFDSCVDSTWNPKIFVIFDTNQIYPEYLIEFC, via the exons ATGTTTGGATTAATG GAAATGCTTCAAAGAGCATCAGAAGAATtctctccaaagatggagattcctgAGGAGGAGATGGATACAACTGATACCCAATGGGGCTGGTTTTACTTGGCTGAATGTGGCAAATGGCATATGTTTCAG ACTGATTCAAACACTCAGTGTTCAGTTAGCAGTGAAGACATTGAAAGGAGCTTCAAAATGAACCCGGAAGGCTCTGTTTCTTTTACTACTGCAAAATTTAACTACAAGTTAGACTTTTCAG TGATGAAACAAACCAATCTGACTACTGGAAAACAGCGTCCAATAAAGCGAGCTCCCTTTTCTATCAGTGCTTTCAG TTATATCTGTGAAAATGAGGCTATCCCAATGCCTTCACACTGGGAGAATGTAAATACAGAGGAACCATATCAG CTTATTCctttgcaaaagcaaacaaatgaataTAATGAAGTTTCTAGTCTCTTTGGGAAAACAATGGATAGCAACCGAATTAAAAGAATTCAGAGAATTCAAAATCTAGACTTGTGGGAGTTTTTTTGCAG gAAAAAATCTCAGCTAAAGAAGAGAAGAGGTGTCCCTATCATTAATGAACAAATGTTATTTCATGGTACCAGCAATGAATTTGTAGAAGCAATATGCATTCATAACTTTGACTGGAGAATAAATGGTATGCATGCTGCTGTGTATGGAAAAG ggaCCTATTTTGCAAGAGATGCATCGTACTCCAGTCGTTTCTGCAAAGACGATATGAAGCATGGAGACACTTTTCAAATCCATGGTGTCAGTCTGCAACATCATGTGCTCAGAACGTATAAAGTTATGTTTCTTGCTCGTGTTTTAACTGGAGACTATGTCATTGGAGATTCCAAATACATGAGACCTCCTTCAAAAGATGGGAGCTTTGTGAACTTATTCGACAGCTGCGTGGATAGTACTTGGAATCCAAAGATCTTTGTTATCTTTGATACCAACCAAATCTACCCTGAATATTTAATAGAGTTCTGTTAA
- the PARP11 gene encoding protein mono-ADP-ribosyltransferase PARP11 isoform X3 encodes MWQMAYVSVMKQTNLTTGKQRPIKRAPFSISAFSYICENEAIPMPSHWENVNTEEPYQLIPLQKQTNEYNEVSSLFGKTMDSNRIKRIQRIQNLDLWEFFCRKKSQLKKRRGVPIINEQMLFHGTSNEFVEAICIHNFDWRINGMHAAVYGKGTYFARDASYSSRFCKDDMKHGDTFQIHGVSLQHHVLRTYKVMFLARVLTGDYVIGDSKYMRPPSKDGSFVNLFDSCVDSTWNPKIFVIFDTNQIYPEYLIEFC; translated from the exons ATGTGGCAAATGGCATATGTTTCAG TGATGAAACAAACCAATCTGACTACTGGAAAACAGCGTCCAATAAAGCGAGCTCCCTTTTCTATCAGTGCTTTCAG TTATATCTGTGAAAATGAGGCTATCCCAATGCCTTCACACTGGGAGAATGTAAATACAGAGGAACCATATCAG CTTATTCctttgcaaaagcaaacaaatgaataTAATGAAGTTTCTAGTCTCTTTGGGAAAACAATGGATAGCAACCGAATTAAAAGAATTCAGAGAATTCAAAATCTAGACTTGTGGGAGTTTTTTTGCAG gAAAAAATCTCAGCTAAAGAAGAGAAGAGGTGTCCCTATCATTAATGAACAAATGTTATTTCATGGTACCAGCAATGAATTTGTAGAAGCAATATGCATTCATAACTTTGACTGGAGAATAAATGGTATGCATGCTGCTGTGTATGGAAAAG ggaCCTATTTTGCAAGAGATGCATCGTACTCCAGTCGTTTCTGCAAAGACGATATGAAGCATGGAGACACTTTTCAAATCCATGGTGTCAGTCTGCAACATCATGTGCTCAGAACGTATAAAGTTATGTTTCTTGCTCGTGTTTTAACTGGAGACTATGTCATTGGAGATTCCAAATACATGAGACCTCCTTCAAAAGATGGGAGCTTTGTGAACTTATTCGACAGCTGCGTGGATAGTACTTGGAATCCAAAGATCTTTGTTATCTTTGATACCAACCAAATCTACCCTGAATATTTAATAGAGTTCTGTTAA
- the PARP11 gene encoding protein mono-ADP-ribosyltransferase PARP11 isoform X1: MWGAAEAEMLQRASEEFSPKMEIPEEEMDTTDTQWGWFYLAECGKWHMFQTDSNTQCSVSSEDIERSFKMNPEGSVSFTTAKFNYKLDFSVMKQTNLTTGKQRPIKRAPFSISAFSYICENEAIPMPSHWENVNTEEPYQLIPLQKQTNEYNEVSSLFGKTMDSNRIKRIQRIQNLDLWEFFCRKKSQLKKRRGVPIINEQMLFHGTSNEFVEAICIHNFDWRINGMHAAVYGKGTYFARDASYSSRFCKDDMKHGDTFQIHGVSLQHHVLRTYKVMFLARVLTGDYVIGDSKYMRPPSKDGSFVNLFDSCVDSTWNPKIFVIFDTNQIYPEYLIEFC, translated from the exons GAAATGCTTCAAAGAGCATCAGAAGAATtctctccaaagatggagattcctgAGGAGGAGATGGATACAACTGATACCCAATGGGGCTGGTTTTACTTGGCTGAATGTGGCAAATGGCATATGTTTCAG ACTGATTCAAACACTCAGTGTTCAGTTAGCAGTGAAGACATTGAAAGGAGCTTCAAAATGAACCCGGAAGGCTCTGTTTCTTTTACTACTGCAAAATTTAACTACAAGTTAGACTTTTCAG TGATGAAACAAACCAATCTGACTACTGGAAAACAGCGTCCAATAAAGCGAGCTCCCTTTTCTATCAGTGCTTTCAG TTATATCTGTGAAAATGAGGCTATCCCAATGCCTTCACACTGGGAGAATGTAAATACAGAGGAACCATATCAG CTTATTCctttgcaaaagcaaacaaatgaataTAATGAAGTTTCTAGTCTCTTTGGGAAAACAATGGATAGCAACCGAATTAAAAGAATTCAGAGAATTCAAAATCTAGACTTGTGGGAGTTTTTTTGCAG gAAAAAATCTCAGCTAAAGAAGAGAAGAGGTGTCCCTATCATTAATGAACAAATGTTATTTCATGGTACCAGCAATGAATTTGTAGAAGCAATATGCATTCATAACTTTGACTGGAGAATAAATGGTATGCATGCTGCTGTGTATGGAAAAG ggaCCTATTTTGCAAGAGATGCATCGTACTCCAGTCGTTTCTGCAAAGACGATATGAAGCATGGAGACACTTTTCAAATCCATGGTGTCAGTCTGCAACATCATGTGCTCAGAACGTATAAAGTTATGTTTCTTGCTCGTGTTTTAACTGGAGACTATGTCATTGGAGATTCCAAATACATGAGACCTCCTTCAAAAGATGGGAGCTTTGTGAACTTATTCGACAGCTGCGTGGATAGTACTTGGAATCCAAAGATCTTTGTTATCTTTGATACCAACCAAATCTACCCTGAATATTTAATAGAGTTCTGTTAA